In Lathyrus oleraceus cultivar Zhongwan6 chromosome 2, CAAS_Psat_ZW6_1.0, whole genome shotgun sequence, the DNA window TTAAGGAAAGCTACAAACTTTACCCTAATGAACTGTTAGACAAAAGGAAGAGCTTTCAAATCTCAACCTAAGGTGTGCCAAACTTAGGGGGCgcttacaaacctcagacccTGTTGTTAGGATTTGTTGATTAAAATTATAGGATTAAATTAACATAGATAAAGAGTTAATGAGAGCTTACAAACCTCAAACCTTGTCTTAATGGAATATCAAACTTAGGGGCAGCTTACAAATCTCACCTTAATGGACTGTCTAACTTAGGGGGAACTTACAAACCTCATACCCTAATGTTATAATGTGTTAATTAAATCATCAATCATTATTCTTAAATAAatttgtttgtcatcatcaaaaaatggggagattgttggaacaagatttgttcatgcccttaaaaggttttgatgataacaaagtatttaaagaaaaATGGGATTTACTAATGGTTGTTCAAATGTGTAGGATCAAAAGACATTAACCTTGATATAAATCAAGTTAATCACTTATAAGAATCATTAAAGAGAAGCAAAGTTATTATGAATCTAAATGATCATAACCAAGTCTGCATGATCTGAAGTCAAACTATATCAAGGTTTCAAGCCTATCAAAAACCTCAGTTCCATAAAGAAGTGATTCAGATTCTGATTGATCAGAATCTGTAAGTTATTCACCAGCATCTAAAGGCTTCAGACTCTGGTCTAGATCCAGCCTCTGATGACCACTCAACTTCTGAAAGACTGAAGAGCATATGATCCGTACACCATACCAAAGCAATATTGTATTATTAAAGCCCCATAATTCTGGACAAACTCTACTAGAATTTTGTTTTGCAAGGCTTAAGTAATAAAGATATGACATCTTCAGTTTGCTCTACCTGTTGGTAGATGTCTAGTACCTTGAAAGGTACTGAGAGTGTTACTACTATTAAATGGACAAAGCTTCATACTAAATGCTAATCTCCAACGACTCTCTTGGCATACTTCTTCAACATGCCTGCTCATTATGTTCAAACTCTCTAATGACTATTTTCCTAATCCTATAAAAGGAAGTTCAAGGATATGAAGAAGATGCTGAAGATGATTGATCAAGTTGATCAACATAGGTTCGTTGACTTTGATTGAAAACTCTAAATATGCTAAAGATTCAAATACCGTAGAAGTCTTTGAATATGTTGTTAATAGAACCATACAATACAAAGATGATATGATACAAGTAAGAACACTTATGTATATATGTTAGCTTGTATAATATAGTCTTAAGATTTCTTACCATTGCTAATCTTAGAAATCTTAGAAACATAAGGACCTGTGTTGTAACTATACACCACTGATAAGAGTATCAAGTGCATTTGTAATTACTATTCTAAACTACTGATTAGAATATGTAAGAAGTCTCTTGTCGAGTGCTTGAGCAAAAAAGTCTCTTTTTGGATAGATTGAGCATTTAAGTATCATGTCTGCGGGCAGAGCAAAAGTCTCTTTTTGTATAATTAAGCATTAAAGTCTCATGCTTGCATAGAGCAGAAGTCTCTTTCAGGGTTTGATTGAGCATGAAGTCTCTTTCCGTGGGATTGAGCAGGAAGTCCTGAACGGGTTGTTCAGACAATGAATTTTGTTGCTTGTTGTTTAATTGAGCAAATTGTAATCTGATTGATTATAATGAAAATATCTTGTGCTgcaaggggactggactactctcgGTTTGAGAGGAACCAAGATATATTGTGTGTCTCTTTATTTACTTTTGCATTTATATTCCAATGTGCAACAAACTCTGATGTCTGACTCTTACTTGGATCAGAATCTGAGCTTGACATCTTAGTTTCTGAACAGGTTTGAGAAAAAGAAGTAAATTTTCATATACACAATTCAATCTCCCTTCTTGTGTATACTTTTTAAGCCTTAATATATGTCAAAGGTTCCTTATGCTAGTGATAATGGTTGTTTAATGTATATTATGGTATATCCTAGACCAGATTTGACACAAGTTGTAAGTCAAGTTAATAATTTTATGTCCAAAGTGATCAAGTGTCATTGGGAAAGAATCAAGTCAATTTTCAGGTACTTGAAGGGTATAAGGGGTCATGATTTCTTGCTTAACATTGAAAATAATGATCTTTCAATTGTAGGATATATTGATTCAGACTATGTTTGTGAAATGGATGATAAAAGATCTACAGTAGGGTATGTCTTTACTTTATTATGAGGACTTATTTGTTGGAAATCATTAGTTCAATCCATGTCGACAACTGAATCAGAGTACATGGCATCAAGTGAAGTTGCTAAAGAAGCCTTATATCTTACAAAATTGGATAAGAGATTTGGGTGTTGGGCAATGAGGAGTTCGGTTGCATTGTGATAGTCTTTGTGATATTTATTGGGTAAACAATCAGGTTTATCATGCTAGGACCAGGCATATTGATGCGAGGTTTCACAAGATTAGAGAGTTACTTGCATTTGGACACATATTACTTGAAAATATTCATACTTTAGAGAATGCAACTGATATGTTGATCAAGCCAATCATGAGTGACAAATTCAAGCATTGCTTGAACTTGTTACATATTTCTCAAAGTTAAGTAGGATATGTACCTCCTCGGTTGTCAGGATGTGATCGTCATGCATAAAGTGTTCATAGGGGTTTGATATTCGTCAAGGTGGAGATTGTTGAGTATAACTTATATTAAGACAAAGAGAAACACAATATGTGAAGATTTCAAATGAGTCTTAAGCCCAATTGTTTGTTGTGGGTAGGTGACTAAGGGTGCAGAAGCTGTAGCTCCACGCGATACAGTTTAGGGATATTATTGTAAACTGAGTCGTAGTATTATATATATTGTCTGTAACACTGTAACCCTAATTATTAGGCAAAAATCAAAGAAACTATAGTTACTCTATAGTCACATAGGTAGACATAATTGACCAAAGTCCATTAATAAAATTCATTCATGTTGATTGATTTTTTTATGTTCTAACATATTTATTCATAATAAAAAAATTAgttaaaaaaaatttaaaatttaatatgatttaaataaataaaaataatttaaaattaaatttgatTAATTTTCTTAGAAATACATTATGAAGTTTTTATACATAATCAAAATGAAATGGAGTATGTGTGAGTAAATCAAACACTAGCTTCAACATAATGGGCAAAAACGTGTCACAACTGACATTTGTTAAAGTGCATTGTTGCCTTGAACATAGTTAGATACGTGGCAACAAGTACAGAAACTAAAATAAAACACTTTTTTCACCATGAGAGGGAAAAAATGGATAAACGTTTTGTCTTCCTTTTGTTACTGTTTCCATTTCCACTTGCAAAGCTTTGTAAACCGCATTAACACCAGCTAGAAGCTTCCATGGATGTTCTCTCTGTGAAGCAAGCAAGGTAAACAATATCATTCATTCCTATCTCAACTTTTTTCATAAATATAGTAATTTGCAAATGATGTTTTGCTTCTGCTGTTGCAAAAAAGGGTTTTGAATCTGTAGGAACTTGCCATGTAAAATTGCTTTTCTCATCATCATTATCTCATTCTATTAGTATGTATCCAAGAGCAAAACACTTGATTAAATCCAAATGATTGATAAAAAAGTTACTACATTCATATGTATCAAATGCCTttttaatgttaattttaagGGATATAGGTTTCTAGTTTTCAATGATATATAAGCACCACCAGGCTAGAATTCAGGTTTGGAAAGTTCCTTTAGTTGTAGTATGAGAAATCTCTTGTTTGGCATTAACTCAGATTGTATACTCCATCCTTGCCTATCATCTTTCATTGCTTTAATTCTTCACCTTCTCTTGCAATCAAGAGTACTATCTTCTACAGGATTCTTTTCTATGCTATAGGCTCTAACCATATGATTCTTTTGTATGCTATAGGCTCTAACCATAGGATTCTTTTGTATGCTATAGACTCTAACCATAGCTTAATACAACTCCTAGGTGAGTTTTTATTCATGTGCATTGAAATTCAATTGTTGCTAGATTGGGAGGGTCAAGTGAGTGGGTATCAGATTTTAAATCCCACATTGTCTATTTCATAAAATTAACTATGCTGCTTACGTATAAACAAAAGGACCTCTGATTGCTAACAGTTACGGAGCCGTGTGATGATGACATAGTGAACTATTCTTTCGCCTTTTACTAAAGAATACCGTGTCAGCGTCACAATTAGCGGCATATGCTAGTTTTTGGAAGAGTCCTCTTAATTGAGGGTTCTGCAATTTAGTTTAAGGTTATAATATTTTTTCTACCATCAACTTCACTAGACAAGAGCAATACGGAAAGGGACCATAATGTGCAAATTCTTCTCGTAACACACATTTTTGTAAAATAGATAGTAACTAATAAATTGTTTTGTTGAAGCTTTGCATTTCTGCTATTCTGTCGTGTCTCGAGATCCATAAATTATTTTGTTGAAGCTTCGCAAAAATTTTAAGCTATTCAGCAATGCAAACAAAGTCCACTAGCGAGAATCGCGTCTCGAGATCCATAAATTGTTTTGTTGAAGCTTTGCAAAAAAATTCTGCTATTCAGCAATGCAAACATAGTCTCCTTGCGAGAATTGCGTCTCGAGATCCTTGCAAGCTGCCGCAGCTACATATAGATCACATGCTTCATTACTGAATTTCCGATTCTGGTCAGCACAAGATTTGGCAACGGCGCAAGTTTGTCTAAAAACCTAATTTTATTCTTCATCATAATCACACACTTCATGGAACGCGACTAGGAATGATATTTCTTACCATCCAGAAGAGCAGTGACAAGAGGGGCTGAAGTACTTTTAGCAAGATGCTTGTAGTATGCAGCTCGTGGAGGCATGGTGAAGAAGAGGTAGCTCAATGCTCTTTTGAGCTCTTATACCATATTAGTGAATGAAACTGAACCAGAGAGAGGCTTCAGATGCTCTTTTGAATCATCTGCTTATCTCGGACTTGTCATTCATGATTCTATCAACACCATCTTTGTCTCCTAAATATTTTTCCACTGCATGGTTTCAGATGTAGAAAAAGTAGGGGTCAAGCTGGGAAGATGAAGAAAAATGTCACAAAGTTATATTCGGCTACACATGAGGTTGCAAATGTGAGTTGGTGTATGAATTGTTGATCCACTAAACTGATATAGACCGTGTACATACAACTCCAACACTAAATCTTAGGAACAAATATGTCCTGATTTAGATTTAAATGATGATTATCTTTCACAAAAAACGGGATGAATCAATCTCATGTCATCTGAATCCCACACCGGAATTGTTAGAATGAATAGCAAGGAAGATGAGGTATAAATAACAAGTGTGTGACACATTGCAATATACTTACCTGGATGGGGTCAATGGGTGATCATGAAGGCCCATGGCCTAGGCAAGTGACTTCCATTGCACTTAAGGAGGGGTGCTTGCCTAAGGTCTACCCAAGTGGTGGAACCTACATCATAATTTGTTGCTGTGGGGGCCTGCGTTCGCGCGGCCCTCTTCAAGTTAAGTTTGTAAAATACTTTTTTAAAAGGGTCACTAGACTTGTATCATAAGGAGACATAAATAATTAAGTCTTGCTGTGCTTGACGAGGGTAAGTCTTGGGAGTAATATAATGGTTTTTGTTTGTAACTTTTGGGTTTACATAATAGAAAAGCTGCTTACAAGTCTTAATCTTTCTAGATTTTGTTGGTGATGTTCCAATGTGTAATCTGATGTTTGGCAGTAGCTCAGTCTGTATACTCTATGTGCTTGCACATTTTGGTGAGGGTGTTGTATATCATCTTTCATTGGTGAGGTTTTTAAAAGATGGAACAAATCAATTAGCTCAATACAGTTCCTCTGTTGCAAGGTGAGTTGTTACCTTTTGTTGTTTCATGTGTTATATTTGCATTGAAATTCAGTTGTCACTAGACTGTGATACTTTAGTTATTTAAGATAGGGTCAATTGAGTTGATAACAAACTTAAGGACCTCTGGTTGCCCTTAATTACAGAGCCGTGTGATGATAACATAGTGAACTATTCTTTCGCCTTTTACTAAAGAATACCGTGTCAGTGTTACAATTAGCGGCATACGCTAGTTTTTGGAAGAGTAAAGTCCTCTAGATTGAGGGCTTTGCAATTTAGTTCGAATTTATCAATTTTCATTGATGATTTTTAAGCTTagtttatttttaaaattttagaaaCTTTAATACTATGATTgacaaaaatttaaattttataGGTATAATGCATTATTAGGGTTCCATAAAACTAGTTGGATCATATTTCTGTGGTGTATTGTCCTTGGAACAAAATTAGCTATTTCTCTTTTTCTAGCATTTTGGGCACTTGATGTTATGGTTTTGTGGCATAAAACAAAAACTTGTGATACATTACCCTGATGTCTTTCCATAACAGTATCTTGCTAGCTACTCATATTAGATTGAGGTTTCTCTGGGTGTATCTTGGAATTATCAGAATTAGATGTGTTTTGGAGACTTCCATTCAATGGTTAATATCTACTTTGTTCTATATAAAAAAGGAATGTTGGGTAGGATTTACTCGAGATAACTTATCTGATATGAGTAGAGAGTAATCTGTTTAAAGTGCATAGGTAAAACAAACATGAGATGAGTAGAGTGtgataattattttaaaattttcattgTATTTGATTGAAATGTGTGACTATTGAATTGTATGTATCTACAgaaacaaaaaatttcaatcctcagcagatccttAAAATTTGGATGCTTTTGCTTTGGGGAGAAAATAAAGACCCAACAAACTATTGAGTCATGTTCAAAAGACAAACTCTAGTTTTAACCAAACGCCTAAATACACTTTCCAAACCTTTCTCTAGCCCTTCAGTTGCACTCTCCAATGCTTCAAAACATTCATGTGCAACCTGCATCTTGACAACATCAGAACCTTCGCGTAAAAGGGTCCTTAAGGATGCATCCACACACTGCAGTTCATTTAAATTCTCCTCCTCACATGATGATGTCCTCCTATGCATCAACTTTGCCATTTTCAACCATTTGGTTGCCTTTGACTTGGGAGCCAAGAAAGACAAAATGGATTGAAAGATAGACATGTTCATTAGTATAACCTCTCTAAGAACTCTTATCACAGAAATGACTTCTTGATCTTGGTTCAAAAGTGTGGAAGCTCCAAATTTACTTTCCATTTGTTTTAGAGATGTGATCAACTTTTTGAcatttttcttcatcttctttGTGAAGAAGTTATATTCGGCTACACTTGATTCGATGCTTGAATCTCCCTTTCTTCTTCTAAGAGAACAGTGAAGGGCTTCAACATTTTCTTTAATGTCTAACATGGTGTCTCTTGTAATACCACAAACATCCAAAAATTTCACCGAACCATCCAACAACTCTTCCACAAAATTCTCACCTTGATGCCGAGAAATGGCCTTTTGTGTCGATGCCATATTGAGAAAATCTTCCAATGAAATATACAAATCTTCCAGCAAAGAAAGGCCAATGGTAATTGAATCAGATGTGGATGTTGATGTGGTTTCCCATGTCTTGATTTTGCTTAGCTCTTGTTCTATTCTAGTGGAGTTAGGATGAGATTGAGAAGGAAAACTATTAGAGCGAACATGATTCTTTGTTGCCATATTGCTctttaatttgtttttattttcttcaAAGATAATTGCAAAGCTGAATGTTTGTGTGATGTTACCAAGCCCTTGAACCTCTCTTTATATAAGACCTACTCATTATTAATATCATataataaagaaataaaataggTAGCACTTGTTAATGGAGGTGTAGAGCATGTGGTGCTTGCATGAGTTTTCCTTTGAATATGGTAAGCATGTCACATGTCAACCCAACATTGTGAATTTATTAATGGTATTCTGCAAGATGCTTATATCATTGAAATGTGTTTTAGGTGCACGATGAATATCACTGGCATGTCTTTCAAGTGTTGGTAATCAGAAAACATCATTAGTATTCAACTAGTTTGCTATCTCTGTAGAGACATAACACTCATAATTGCCATTATAAAAATTGATGTTTCTTATTGCTTCTTACATGTCATTCATGCACACACAACCAATTAATAGAATAAAAATTGTATATAATTTAGTTTGGCTTGATCATATCCAACAAGATCTGGATCTCATCTTTCGATAATCCATTCTTTAAACTATTTAGCTCCTCAACAATGGAACATGCCAGGCAAATAGATACCTCTGAACCAAAACAACGCATTCTTTTTAATTAGAAACAAAGTGATTTAAGAAGTTTTATATTTGGCAAGAGTGTTTGGCACAAGTGTGACAAGTTTACTAATTTAAAAGGAAAACTCGTGTTTCTACCACATGCATGCTCACATGTGATGCATTATATTCTTGAATGAAGCATGAATTGCTTGGTATTATATATTGTTAGTGTCAAAGAAGATATTAAGAATGTTAGGAAGTTGATGATATAATGGATGGAGATTTTGTAGTATTCCCATTGTTGAATGAAGGTTATGAACTCACTGCTTTAAGTAGTGTGCTTAAA includes these proteins:
- the LOC127120059 gene encoding uncharacterized protein LOC127120059: MATKNHVRSNSFPSQSHPNSTRIEQELSKIKTWETTSTSTSDSITIGLSLLEDLYISLEDFLNMASTQKAISRHQGENFVEELLDGSVKFLDVCGITRDTMLDIKENVEALHCSLRRRKGDSSIESSVAEYNFFTKKMKKNVKKLITSLKQMESKFGASTLLNQDQEVISVIRVLREVILMNMSIFQSILSFLAPKSKATKWLKMAKLMHRRTSSCEEENLNELQCVDASLRTLLREGSDVVKMQVAHECFEALESATEGLEKGLESVFRRLVKTRVCLLNMTQ